In Longimicrobiales bacterium, the genomic stretch AGCATGTGCTAATGTTCCGCTTGCGACGTGCGCGGCGCAAGCGCGATCTTGCTGGATTGCGCCGGCATGCCGCCAGGTGCAACCGTCACGTCACGCCGGCGCCCGCCGGCCTCAGACCGGAGAACAGTCATGCGACGCTGCTTCCTCACGCGCCGGGTGCCGTCGTTAGCGCTGGGCGCCCTGCTTTTGGCCGGGTCTGCGTCCAGTGCGGCCGGACAGGGGCGCGACTTCCGCTCGGGCATGCGTACCGGTATCGGCTACACGGCGGCGTTCCCGGACGTGCAGGCCGGCGTCGGTGTATGGCACCTGGTCGGCGGAAGTCCCTTCGGTGTCTTTGCCGACGCCAAGATGACGATCGGCTCGCTGCGTGATGAGCCCACACACTGCCCCGCAGCATTGACCGAGTGCTCGGTGACATTCGTCGAATCCCAGCGCAATGACCTCTTCATCCGCGAGCAGGATGAGTTCATGATCGCCAACGCGGGTGCCATGTACGCCCTCACACCGGAATTCATGTTGATGCTGGGTGCCGGCGCCGCACGGAAGCGGACGGTCACCGAATATTTCGACGAGGAGGAGGAGCCGATCACGGACACCGGCCAGTTCTTCGTCGACAATGCGCCGGATCCGTCGACCGAGCTGCAGCTGGTCGCCGGTATGCTGATCCGGGCAGGAGGCCATCTCGTCTTCCGCTTCGGCTACGAGACGGCTCCCGGCGGCATGTCGCTCGGGGCGTATTTTGCCTTGCCATAATCTATGGGCACAGGCGGGCCGCCTTCCTCTGAAACCTGGGAATACCTGAGACCAATGCCGAATGAGCCACTGACCCCGCGCAGGGTCGAGAAGCCGTGGGGTCATGAGCTGATCTGGGCGGAGACCGATCAGTACGTGGGAAAGATCCTGCACGTGAAGGCCGGTCAGGCGCTTTCGCTGCAGTATCACGACGTGAAGGATGAGACCATGCACCTGCTGCGCGGTCACATGCGGCTGCTGATCGGCCCTGCCCCAGACCGTCTGGAGACGATCGAGCTGGCCGAGGGTCAGAGCATCCGCATCCGGCCGCCGACCGTCCACCGCGTTGAGGCGATCACGGATGTCGACATCCTGGAGGCATCCACGCCGCACCTGAGCGACGTGGTCCGGCTGGAGGATCGTTACGGGCGCGGCTGACGGCACGGTGCTGCTCGGTCTGGGCACGAACCTCGGCGACCGCATGGCAAACCTGCGCGCCGCGATTGCAGGTCTGCGTGAGCTCGGGCGGGTGCAGGCGGTTTCGCGCGTCTACGAGTCGGAACCGTATGGCTATGTCGATCAGCCCCGTTTCCTCAACATGGCGGTCAAACTGCGCACGCAGATCGGCCCGGAGGCGCTTCTGCCCGCGCTCAAGGAGCTCGAGCTGCGAATCGGGCGCGCGCCCACGCATCGCATGGGACCGCGCGTCATTGACCTCGACATCCTCTTCTATGACGACGTGCAGCTCGATTCCCCGGATCTCCGAATCCCGCACCCCGGCGTTATGGACCGTGCATTCGTGATCGCGCCGCTGCTCGATCTCGACATCGGGCTGCGTCATCCCGTATCAGGCGAACTCCTGGCGGAACGGGTGATGGCGCTGAACGATTCGTCACTCGTCCCGCTCGGAGCCGCTGCCGATGTGCTGCACATCGACCTCGACCATCCCGGTACCAGGTGACATGAGAAATACCGTTTTCCGGCGCAATGTCGTGCACGTCAATCGCATTCGCCGCGCGCCCCTGATCTCGGGGTGGGCGCTTGTCCTCGCGTGCGCATCCGCAAGCTGTGCCGAAACACCCGATGCCGACCTCGCACAGGCTGACGCAGCGGCCATTGTGGACGCGCAGTCACCTCGCGACCTCGCCGGCGTGGTCGAGCAGATGATGCCCGCGCTCGAGCGGCTCTCCGGACTCGACCGCCTGGAAACGCTGCGCGTGCGGCGCCAGTCGCGCGACGGGGCTCGCGCCTATGTGGAGGCACGACTCGACGAGGAGATGACACCGGCGGAGCGCGATGCCGTGCGGCGTACTTACGTCGCGCTCGGACTCCTGGCCGACACACTGGACCTCGATGCTCTGCTGCTCGACCTGTATACCGAGCAGGTGCTCGGATACTACGACCCGAAGGAGCGTACACTGTTCGTCGTTTCGGGTGAGGACGTGGAGGATCTGCAGCCGGTCATAGCGCACGAGCTCGTGCACGCACTCCAGGACCAGCACACCGATCTCGATTCGCTCGTTGCGGGCGACCGCGGCAACGACCGACAGATGGCTGCACACGCGGCGCTGGAGGGGCACGCGATGCTCGTGATGTTCGCACTCCTGGCCGAACAGGCGACGGACGCCACGGTCGATCCGGCGGCATTGCCGGATCCGGCCCTGGAGCTCGGTCCCGCGATGGAAGCGCAGAACGAGGAGTATCCCGTATTCCGCCGGGCGCCGCCGGTCATCCGTGAGACGCTCCTGTTCCCCTATCTGCACGGTGTGAGCTTCGTGCACGCGCTGTGGAGTGCGCGCCGGCCGCTGGCACGCTATCCGGCGCCACTCGACTCGCTGCTGCCGCAGTCCACGGAGCAGGTCATGAATCCGATCGATCGTTTCATCCTCGAACGTGACGAGCCGACGATCGTGGAGCTCGACGGGCTGCCTGCCGGCTGGCGTATCGAGAGGGAGGACGAATTCGGCCAACTCGAGACGGCGATCTTTCTGGAACAGCACCTGGGCGCGGCGGGGCGTGCCGCCGCCGAAGGATGGGACGGCGACAGGTATGCACTGCTCGTCGGCGCGGCAGGTGCAGAGGTGGTGTGGTGGCGCAGCGTTTGGGACACGGGCGCGCACGCGGACGCGTTTGGCGCGGCCGTCCGGCGCGCGGCGGTGGCGCGCGGCGACAGGGACGTGACGGTGACGCGTGTCGACGTGGATGGTCGCCCTGGTGTGACGGTCGTGGATGCACCGGCCGGCACCGATACCTCGCTGCTGCATGCGGACGGCTGAGCGCGACGTGCAGAGGTAGCGGCTCGCTTGCTGCATAGGCTAGACTGATCTGAGAGATCGAGTTACATCCCGAATGGAGCAGACGATACCGACTCCGGTGACTACAGCCGACTTCACGATCGGTGTAGAAGAGGAATACCAGCTGGTCGATCCCGCGTCAGGGGCGCTGCGCAGTCGTGCATCGGATCTGCGGCGTGAGGACTGGACCGGTGAGCTCGTGGCGGAGCTGCAGGAGACGACCGTCGAGATCGGGACGCCGGTGTGCGCGGACATGGCGGATGCAGAGGACCACCTGAGCCGGCTGCGCCTGCAGGCGGCGACCGTGGCCGCGTCGCACGGTCTGGCGATCGTGGCGGCCGGTGTGCATCCGTTCAGCACCTGGGAAGGCCACGAGCGACCGCCGCTGGAGCGCTATCGCGCCATCGAGGCGCGCTACGGTCGCATCGCGCGCGACGAGCACATCTTCGGCATGCACGTTCACATCGGAGTTCCCGACGGTATCGACCGGCTGTCGCTGATGAACGTGCTGCGGCACTACCTGCCGCACATGCTGGCGCTGTCCGCCAGCTCCTCGTTCTTCGAAGGCGCGGACACGGGCTTCGCTTCATACCGCACCATCCTCTGGCGACGCTGGCCGAACTCCGGGATTCCGCCGCGGTTCGCGTCCGACGCGCAGTTCCGGCAGTACGTGGACACGCTGCTCGATGCCGGTGTGATGGCCGACCCGTGGAACCTGTACTGGAGCATGCGGCCGCACCCTAAGTATCCGACCGTCGAGTTCCGCGTGATGGACGTCTGCCCGAGTCTCCGCGACGCGGCCGCGCTGACGGCCTTCGCGCGCGCACTCGTGCATGCCGCCGCAACCGGCGTGATCACCGACGACGCACCGCAGCGCGTCCCTCTCACGATCGAGCAGGAGCTGCTCCGCGTGAACGAGTGGCGTGTGGCACGCGACGGCCTGAATGGCAGGCTGATCGACACCATCGCCGGAACTGGTCATCAGCCGGTGCGAGATTCCATCCGGGCCCTGCTCGACCGCATCAGCCGCTCTGCCGAGGAGCTGGGTGACATCGGGACGCTGTCACACATCGAGCGCATCCTCGAGCGCGGCAATGCAGCCGAACGCATGCGGGTGGTTCACCGCGAAGGCGCGTCTCTGCGAGGTCTCGTCGACTGGCTGGTCGGCGAGAGTCTGGTCGGGACGGGACTCGATCGTCGCAGCGGGCAGAGGGACGGAAAGTGACCGCGCACGCCGGTGGCGTGCGTATACGCGTGGATGCCACGTCCGCTGCCGCTTCGGGCTACGATGTGGTGGTGCGCGACGGCGCCATGAACGATCTGGCCGGCCGCGTCAC encodes the following:
- a CDS encoding YbdK family carboxylate-amine ligase — encoded protein: MEQTIPTPVTTADFTIGVEEEYQLVDPASGALRSRASDLRREDWTGELVAELQETTVEIGTPVCADMADAEDHLSRLRLQAATVAASHGLAIVAAGVHPFSTWEGHERPPLERYRAIEARYGRIARDEHIFGMHVHIGVPDGIDRLSLMNVLRHYLPHMLALSASSSFFEGADTGFASYRTILWRRWPNSGIPPRFASDAQFRQYVDTLLDAGVMADPWNLYWSMRPHPKYPTVEFRVMDVCPSLRDAAALTAFARALVHAAATGVITDDAPQRVPLTIEQELLRVNEWRVARDGLNGRLIDTIAGTGHQPVRDSIRALLDRISRSAEELGDIGTLSHIERILERGNAAERMRVVHREGASLRGLVDWLVGESLVGTGLDRRSGQRDGK
- the folK gene encoding 2-amino-4-hydroxy-6-hydroxymethyldihydropteridine diphosphokinase, which gives rise to MLLGLGTNLGDRMANLRAAIAGLRELGRVQAVSRVYESEPYGYVDQPRFLNMAVKLRTQIGPEALLPALKELELRIGRAPTHRMGPRVIDLDILFYDDVQLDSPDLRIPHPGVMDRAFVIAPLLDLDIGLRHPVSGELLAERVMALNDSSLVPLGAAADVLHIDLDHPGTR